The genomic segment CGCTACAGGGTTACTCGGGCTTCATCCGAGTGGTCTTGTAAGGGGCACCGTTCTTGTCGTAGGTCACCCATTCGCCGACTTGAGCTCCTGCCTCGAAGGTGCCTGACCGCATGATCGTGCCGTCGAGCCGGAACCACTCCCAGTAGCCATGCGGCTCCCCGTCGAGATTCTGTCCCTGTGCCCGCACCGAGCCATCGCGGTGCAACTGTGTGTGGGGCACGAGCTGGTTGGGGTCGGTCGCCTCGTCGCCCTGCGCAGGTGTCATCGTCGCTTCCTCAACCGACCCACTGCGCGAGCTGCAGCAGGTTGCCGCAGGTGTCGTCGAGCACGGCGATGATCACCGGCCCCATCGCCGTGGGAGGCTGGGTGAACGTCTCGCCCAGCGCGAGCAGGCGGTCGTATTCCGCTTGCACGTCGTCGACGCCGAGGACGCAGAACGGGATGCCGTCGGCAAGCAGTGCGTCGGTAAACGGCACGACGGCCGGATGGCCCTTCGGCTCGAGCGAGATCTGGGTGCTGTCTGGTCGTTCGGGGTCGACTACGGTGAGCCAGCGGTGTTCGCCCATTGGGATGTCGGCGGACACCGTGAACCCCAGGCGCGTCGTGTAGAACTCGAGGGCGTGTTGCTGGTCGTCGACGAAGATGCTCACGGTTTGGAGTTTCATGGGGTGGCCTTTCTCGGGCGCCATCGCTCGGTGATCTGCGAGAGCGGAGTCGTGTCGATGGTGTGGAACTTGTAGCGGCCGCGGCGCTCGGTGTGCACGAGACCGGCCTGCTCGAGCACGTCCAGATGCTGCGACACAGCCTGCCGTGAGGGCGTCAGGTCGTGGTTCATCGCGAGCCGGGAACACAGCTCGAACAGTGTCTGCTCGTCGCGCTCCAGGAGCTCGTCGAGCAGTGCGCGCCGCGTCTGGTCGGCAAGAGCCTTGTACACGTCGGCCACGTCTCTGAGAATAGGCAAGTAAGGACTTGCCTGTCAATGCCTGTCCGCTTCTTCGGGAAAGCGGAAGAACGCGAGAACTTCTGGCGACGAATCCCGCAATGAACGGTTGCGGTGGCCGCAGAGTCGAACTCGAGCAGCTTTTCCCGCTGCGATGGCAGACCGCATTGGAGCATTCGTCATGACCAGCCGACCCGGAGACCAGACCCAGACCGCCGCCGCCCTCGAGACGTCGTGGAAGACGGATGCCCGCTGGAACGGCATCGAGCGCGACTACAGCGCCGAAGACGTCATCGCCCTCCGCGGCCGAGTTCAAGAAGAGCACACCCTCGCCAAGCGCGGCGCCGAACGCCTCTGGGAACTCATCCAAACCGAGGAATGGGTGCCCGCTCTCGGCGCCCTCACCGGCAACCAGGCCGTGCAGCAGGTGCGCGCCGGCCTCAAGGCCATCTACCTCTCGGGCTGGCAGGTCGCCGCCGACGCCAACCTCAGCGGACAGACCTACCCCGACCAGAGCCTCTACCCGGCCAACTCCGTTCCGGCCGTCGTGCGTCGCATCAACAACGCGCTGCTCCGCGCCGACCAGATCGAGACCTCCGAGGGCCTGCCCGACCGCGAGTGGATGGCGCCGATCGTCGCGGATGCGGAAGCCGGCTTCGGCGGGCCCCTGAACGCCTACGAACTCATGAGCTCCATGATCGCCGCCGGCGCCGCGGGCGTGCACTGGGAAGACCAGCTGGCCAGCGAGAAGAAGTGCGGACACATGGGAGGCAAGGTGCTCATCCCGACCTCGCAGCACATCCGCACGCTCAACGCCGCCCGCCTCGCCGCCGACGTCGCCGGCGTGCCCAGCATCATCATTGCCCGCACCGACTCGCTCGCCGCCAACCTCATCACGAGCGACGTCGACGAGCGCGACCGCCCCTTCCTCGACGGCACCCGCACCCCCGAGGGCTTCTACGGCACCACGCCCGGAATCGAGACCGTGCTCGCCCGCGGCCTCGCCTACGCGCCCTACGCCGACCTGCTCTGGGTCGAGTCGTCAGAACCCGACATCGAGCTGGCCCGGCGCTTCGCCGCCACGATCCACGCAGAATTCCCCGGCAAGCTGCTCGCCTACAACTGCAGCCCGAGCTTCAACTGGAAGAGCAAGCTGAACGACGAGCAGATCGCGAGCTTCCAGCGCGAGCTCGCGAGCATGGGATACGCGTTCCAGTTCATCACCCTCGCGGGCTTCCATGCCCTCAACCACTCCATGTACACGCTCGCCCGCGGCTACGGCGAACGGCACATGAGCGCCTACGTCGAGCTGCAGGAGGCCGAATTCGCCTCCGAAGCCGACGGCTACACGGCGACGCGCCACCAGCGCGAAGTCGGCACCGGCTATTTCGATCGAATCGCCACGGCCCTGAACCCCTCGAGCGCCACTCTCGCGCTCGTGGGCTCGACCGAATCCGAGCAGTTCCACTGAGCTGCACCCACCGGCGCAACGCGAAACGACGGGGATTCTCTCCCTCGCCGGACTGAGAGTCCGTCGTTTCCGCTGATCCGCCCGAAACTCCGACGTTTTCGACAGACGAAAGGCCTGACATGTCTCCCCACACCAGATCCACCGCCATCACCGTCCACGCCGAGCATGGCGACCGCTTCGACGAGATCCTCACCCCCGAGGCGCTCGCGTTCGTCGCCCGGCTGCACGACCAGTTCGCCGGCCGCCGCCAGGAGCGCCTGAACGACCGGATGCTCCAGCGCAAGGCCATCGAGAACGGCCGCAACCTGCGCTTCCTGCCCGAGACATCCGCTATTCGCGAGAACATCGAGTGGCGCGTCGCCGGAGCCGGCCCAGGCCTCGAAGACCGCCGGGTGGAGATCACCGGCCCGACCGACCGCAAGATGACGGTCAACGCCCTCAACTCCGGCGCCAAGGCGTGGCTCGCCGACCTCGAAGACGCCACGAGCCCCACCTGGGAGAACGTGATCGGCGGCCAGATCAACCTGTTCGACGCCATCCGCGGCCAGGTCGACTTCACGAGCGACGAGGGCAAGGAGTACCGGGTCGGCGCGCAGACACCGACGATCATCCTCCGCCCCCGCGGCTGGCACCTGGTGGAGAAGCACCTCGGCTACCGGGACCGCGCCGGGCACACCCGCCCGGCCAGCGCGAGCCTCGTCGACTTCGGGCTCTACTTCTTCCACAACGCGAAGGCTCTCATCGCGAACGGCCGCGGCCCGTACTTCTACCTGCCGAAGCTCGAGAACCACCTCGAGGCGCGGTTGTGGGACGACATCTTCACCTTCTCCGAGAACGCCCTCGGCATCGCGCGCGGCACCATTCGGGCGACGGTGCTGATCGAGACGATCACGGCGGCGTTCGAGATGGACGAGATCCTCTACGAACTGCGCGACCACTGCGCGGGCCTCAACGCCGGCCGCTGGGACTACATCTTCTCGATGATCAAGACCTTCCGCGACCGCGGCCGCAGCTACGTCTTCCCCGACCGCGACCGGATCACCATGACGGTGCCGTTCATGCGCGCCTACACCGAGCTGCTCGTGCAGACCTGCCACAAGCGGGGAGCACATGCCATCGGAGGCATGAGCGCCTTCATCCCGAACCGCCGCGACCCCGAGGTCACGGAGCGAGCACTCGCTAAGGTGGCCGACGACAAGCGGCGCGAGGCCGGCGATGGCTTCGACGGAACGTGGGTGGCGCATCCGGACCTCATCGCCACCGCCCGGGCAGAGTTCGACGCCGTGCTGGGCGAAGCCCCGAACCAGCTCGAACGGCAGCGCCCCGAGGTGCACGTCACGGCCGCCGAGCTCGTCGACCTGAGCTCCCTCGAACCGCGGGTGACGGATGCGGGAGTGCGGTCGAACGTGTCGGTCGCACTCCGCTACATCGAGAGCTGGCTGCGCGGGATCGGCGCCGCGGCGATCGACAACCTGATGGAGGATGCGGCGACCGCCGAGATCTCGCGCTCGCAGCTCTGGCAGTGGATTCACCAGGGCATCGTGACCGAAGAGGGCACGCGCATCACCCGAGCGTCCGTCGAGAACGTGCTGCACGACGTCATGCGAGGGCTGGACCGCTCGCTCGCCGACCGCTTCGACGACGCCGAGAACATCGTGCGGCTGGTGGCGCTGGAGGACGACTTCCCGACCTTCCTCACGATTCCGGCGTATGCCCACTACCTCGTGGACACGGTGCCGGCGCGGGAGCTTGCCGCGGCGTGACGGGGCTGTGTTACCTGCCGTGGGGGCCGTGCTTCGCGCGGCCTCCACGGGCGGCGCCGGTCCCTGCCCGGCGCCGCGCGACATGTTCGCGTGAGGTCGCTTCGCGGCCTCGCGCTCACCCTGGGTCGTCGAGTACGGCCTGTTGCTTTTGTGTCTCGGTATCTCGTTGATCGTGCTTCATAATTGCCTTTTATGACGACGGATACCGTGGGCACGATCGTATGGGTCGTCTCGTTCGTCGTGGTCACCGTCGCCGTGACCGGGCTCTCGCGGCGGGTCGGCTGGTCGGCACCCGTGGTGCTGGTGCTCGTCGGCGCGGTGGTGTCGTTCATCCCGGGCGTGCCGAACATCGAAGTCGAGCCCGACCTCATCCTCTACGGCCTGCTGCCGCCGCTGCTGTTCGCCGCCGCCATGCGCACCTCCTTCGCCGACGTGCGCGCCCGGCGCGACAGCATCCTGCTGCTCTCCGTGGGCCTCGTCGCGTTCACCGTGCTGACGGTGGGTCTCACCGCCTGGTTGGTCATCCCGGCCATCACACTCGCCGCCGCGTTCGCGTTCGGTGCGGTGGTGGCGCCGACGGATGCGGTGGCCGTGACCGCGGTGGCCGGTCGCCTCAGCCTTCCACGCCGACTGGTGACGGTGCTCGAAGGCGAGAGCCTGCTGAACGACGCCACCGCTCTCGTGGCCTTGAACGCCGCGGTCGCCGCGATCATCGCCACCGTGAACCCGGGCATGGTGGCGCTCGATTTCGGCATCGCCGTGGTGGGAGGCGTCGGGGTGGGGCTCGCGGTCGCCTTCGTGATGGCGTTCATCCGCAAGCAGCTGCGATCGCCCGTGCTCGACACCAGCCTGTCGCTGATCACGCCGTTCGTCGCCTTCATCCCGGCCCAGTTCATCCACGGCTCAGGGGTGCTGGCGGTCGTGGTGGCCGGACTCTACCTGGGCTACAAGGCACCCGTCATCCAGACCGCCGAGTCGCGCATCGCCGAGTCGCTGAACTGGCGCACCATTCAGTTCCTGCTCGAGAACGCGGTGTTCCTCTTCATCGGGCTCAGCCTGTTCTCGATCTTCCAGGCTGCCCTGACCTCGGGCCCGAGCGTGGGGGAGACGGTGTTCATCTCCGTCGTCGTGCTGCTCGTGCTCTTCCTCTCCCGCCTCGTGTGGATGGTGTTCACGACGGCGCTCTACCGCTACGGCCCCCGGCACCTCCGCCAACGAGGGTGGAGTTGGCGCAACGGCATCGCGGTGTCGTTCGCGGGCATCCGGGGAGTGGTCACGCTCGCGGCCGTCTTCCTGCTGCCGGAGGAGACGCCCTGGCGTGCCTTCTTGCAGTTCCTGGCCTTCATCGTGGTGGTCGGCACGCTGCTCGCCGGGCTGTCGCTGCCCGTGATCATCCGTCTTCTGAGGCTTCCCCCACCCGATTACTCGCAGGAGCAGACCGAGGCGCACATGCTGATGGCCGAGGCCCAGGCCATGGGGCTCGCGCGGCTCGAGGAAGAAGCGAGCGAAGCCGACGAGGAGCGCGTGCTGCAGCGCCTGCGGCTGAACGCGACGTTCCTCACCGACGCTCTCGAGAACCCGGCGGCCGACGGGGTCGAGCCGCCGGCCACGGCCTACAACCGACTGCGCCGGGTCATGATCGAGGCCGAGCGCCAAGCCGTGCTGAACGCGCGTGCTGAGGGGCGCTACCAGGAGCGCGCCATCAAGTCCGTTCTGGCGAAGATCGACGTCGAAGAGACCGAACTCAACATCGGGCGGCCGAAGAAGACCGACTGACCTCGGACTTCTCCAATCGAGGCGGCGACCGATGCCACCTGCGGGCGGGGCTGGCGTGTGGTTTGGAGAAGTCCGGCCGCGAGGGCTACTCGGGGCGCAGGCGGAGGTTCTGCATGCCGCCGTCGACGGCGATCGACGTGCCGGTGGTGGAACCGGAGAGCGGGCTGGCCAAATAGGCCACAGCGTCGGCGACCTCGGATGCCGCGACCAGCCGGCCGTGCGGCTGACGGGCGTCGAGCGCAGCACGTTCCGCTGCCGGATCGTCGGCCGAGTCGAGCAATCGCGCGACCCACGGGGTGTCGGCCGTGCCCGGATTGACGCAGTTGACGCGGATGCCCTCGCGCAGGTGATCGGCCGCCATCGCCCGGGTGAGCGAGAGCACGGCGCCTTTGGTCGCCGTGTACAGCGCGCGCTGCGGCAACCCCGCCGTGGCGGCGACCGAGGAGGTGTTCACGATGGCGGCCGACGGCGAGAGGCGGAGGTGAGGAAGGGCGGCGCGCGTCACACGGGCCATCCCGACCACGTTGATGTCGAACACGCGGTGCCATTCGTCGTCGTCGTTGTCGGCCACGGTGCCCACCGCACCGACGCCGGCGTTGTTGACCACGATGTCGATGCGGCCGAACTTCTCGGCGACGGCAGCGATCGCCGCCTGCACCGAGGCGTCGTCGGCGACGTTCGCGGCGACCGCGAAATGCTCCGGATGCGCGCCGTCGGGATTCAGGTCGAGCACGGCGACCTGCGCCCCGCCCTCGTGGAGCCGATCGGCGATCGCCGCTCCGATGCCGGAGGCGCCGCCCGTGACCACCGCGACGAGACCGCCGAACTCGATCATCAGACGAACGCCTGACGCTGACGCCCGAGACCCTCGATTTCGATCTCGCAGACGTCGCCGGCCGCGAGGTAGGGGAACCGCCCGGAGAGCGCCACACCCTCGGGGGTGCCGGTGAGGAGGAGATCGCCCGGCTCGAACGCCATGTACTGACTGAGCTGGTAGACGATCTGCTCGACGCCGAAGATGAGGTCGGCGGTGCTGGAATCCTGCCGCGGCTCGCCGTTCACGAAAGAGCGGAGGCGGAGGTTCGTGTGGTCGACCTCGTCGGGGGTCACCAGCCAGGGTCCGACGGGGCTGAACCCGGGGGCGCTCTTGCCCTTCGACCACTGGCCGCCCGAGATCTCGAGCTGCCACTCCCGCTCGGAGAGGTCGTTCGCCACCACGAATCCGGCAACGTGGGCGAGGCTGTCGGCGGGGGAGTCGAGGTAGGAGGTGTGCTTGCCGATGACGACACCGAGCTCGACCTCCCAGTCGGTCTTGGTGCTGCCGCGAGGGATTCGGGCGACGTCGTTCGGGCCCACGACCGTGTTCGGGGTCTTGAGGAAGATGATGGGCGCCTCGGGCGGCGCGGAACCCGACTCGGCGGCGTGTGCGGCGTAGTTCATGCCCACGCAGACGATGGCAGACGGCCGGGCGATCGGCGCTCCGATGCGTTCGGCCGCGGCGTTCGGCAGCACCGGCAGCTCGCCGGCGTCGAGAGCGGCGCGCACCCGTGCCGGGCCGTCGGAGGCGAGGAACGGTCCGTCGATGTCGGCCGTGATCGCGGCGAGGTCGAAGTAGCTGTCGCCGTGCAGGAGCGCCGGGCGCTCCTGACCGAGTGCACCGAGTCGCAGGAATTTCATGGAGCTGCTTTCTTCGTCGAATATGGGCCGATAACATCAGAACTATAGCGCCATTAGACAGGGCGTAACCGGGCGGAAGGGCCCTGAATGGGCATTTGACATCGCATACATCCGATGTTTATGCTCAGCCGGACGGCCAAAGGAGACAGCTCTGTGAGCACTATCACGGCACTCGAGACGAGTGACATCAGATTTCCGACCTCGACCATGCTCGACGGGTCGGATGCCATGAACCCCGACCCCGACTATTCCGCCGCCTACCTCACGATCGTGACCGATTCCGACGACGGCCTGACCGGCCACGGCTTCGTGTTCACGATCGGGCGCGGCAACGACGTGCAGGTCGCCGGCATCCGCGCGCTCGAAGGCCACCTCGTCGGCCGCGACGTCGAGGAGTTGCTCGCGTCGATGGGCGCCACCTGGCGAGAACTCGTCTACGACTCGCAGCTGCGCTGGCTCGGACCGGAGAAGGGCGTCATGCACATGGCGATCGGCGCCGTGATGAACGCCCTCTGGGACCTCAAGGCCAAGCGCGCCGGTCTGCCGCTCTGGCAGTTGCTCGCGCGGATGTCGCCGGAGGAGCTGGTGGAGCTCGTCGACTTCCGCTACCTGACCGACGCCATCACGCCCGAGGAGGCGCTGCAGATCTTCCGCGCCGCCGTTCCCGGGCGGGCCGAGCGCGAGGCGCAGCTGTTCGCTGCCGGCTACCCGGCCTACACGACGACGCCCGGTTGGCTCGGCTACGACGACGAGAAGCTCGCTCGCCTCTGCCGCGAGGCGGTGGCCGACGGATTCGGGCAGATCAAGCTGAAGGTGGGCGGCGACGTCGACGACGACGTGCGGCGGCTCGGGATCGCCCGCGAGGCGGTGGGTCCCGACATCCGGATCGCCGTCGACGCCAACCAGCGCTGGGACGTGGCTCAGGCGATCGAGTGGATGCGCCACCTCGCCCCCTTCGACATCGCCTGGATCGAGGAGCCCACGAACCCCGACGACGTGCTCGGGCACGCCGCCATCGCGGTCGGTGTCGCGCCGATCCCGGTGGCCACCGGGGAGCACGGCGCGAACCGGGTGATGTTCAAGCAGTTCCTGCAGGCGGATGCGCTCAGCGTTCTGCAGATCGACGCCACCCGGGTTGCCGGAGTCAACGAGAACATCGCGATTCTGCTGCTGGCCGCTAAGTTCGGCGTGCGGGTGTGCCCGCATGCGGGCGGAGTCGGCCTGTGCGAGATGGTGCAGCACCTCTCGTACTTCGACTTCATCGCCCTGAGCGGCCGGCGAGACGACCGCATGATCGAGTACGTCGACCACCTGCACGAGCATTTCGCCGCACCGGTCGACGTGCACGGCGGATGCTACTGGCCGCCTCTGGCTCCGGGCTCGGGTGCGGAGATGCTGGCGTCCAGCCGCCGCGAGTTCGAGTTCGAGGCGTATGCCTGAGCCCGCATCCGCCGCGGAGCTGCCCTTCGGAGCAGTCGGCTACGGCGCCGCCAACCTGGGCAACATGTACCGGGAGCTCAGCGACGAGTCGGCCCGCGCGATTCTCGACGCCGCGTGGGAATCGGGCATCCGCTACTACGACACCGCGCCGCACTACGGGCTCGGTCTCTCGGAGCGGCGCCTGGGCGAGTTCCTGCGCACCAAGCCGCGCGACCAGTACGTGGTCTCGACGAAGGTCGGCCGCCTGCTGCGCCCGAACCCCGAGGGAGCGGGGTCGTTCGACACCGAGAACTCCTTCCTGGTGCCCGCCGACCTGAAGCGGGTGTGGGACTTCACGCCCGACGGCGTGCGTCAGAGCCTCGACGAATCGCTCGAGAGGCTCGGTCTCGACCGGGTCGACGTGCTCTTCCTGCACGATCCGGAGCGAGGCGACCTGCAACGCGGGCTCGACGAGTCGCTGCCGGCGCTCGCCTCGCTTCGCGAACAGGGAGTGGTCGGCGCGGTCGGCGTCGGGTCGATGTCGACCGAGGCGCTGCTGGCGAGCGCGCGCAGCGGGTTCATTGACCTGCTGATGGTGGCCGGTCGCTACACCCTCGCCGAGCAGCCTGTCTTCCCCGAGGTGCTCGAGGCCTGCGACATCAACGGTGTGGGGATCGTGAACGCCTCGGTGTTCAACTCCGGACTGTTGGCGACCAACGACCCCGGTTCCGACTCCCGCTACGAATACGGTGGAGTGCCCGCCGAGACGCTGGCCCGCGTGCAAGCGATCGGCACGGTGGCCCGTGAGTTCGGCGTCGAGCTGCCGGCGGCCGCCCTGCAGTACACGGCCCGTGACCCCCGAGTTCGCTCCGTGGTCGTTGGCAGCAGCAAACCCGACCAGGTGCGGCAGAACGTGGAACGGATGCACGCCACCATTCCCGACGTATTCTGGGCGCGGCTGCACGCCCTCGGTCTGGTCGGCGCATGACCGCCACGACGGGCCGGGTCATCGACTCCCACCTCCACCTCTGGAACCTGGAACGCGGCGGCTATGCCTGGCTGACTCCGGATGCCGGGGAGTTGTATGCGAACTTCGAGCCGGCCAAGGCCGGAGCGGAGCTCGCCCGGGCTCACGTCGACGGAGCGGTGCTCGTGCAGGCCGACGACACGGAGGCCGACACCGAGGCGATGCTCCGGGTGGCCGACGAACACGACTGGGTGGCCGGCGTGGTGGGCTGGGTGAGGCTCGACGAGCCCTCGGCCGCCGAAGCGCAGCTGGATCGGTGGCAGGAGCATCCGCGGTTCTGCGGGG from the Herbiconiux aconitum genome contains:
- a CDS encoding toxin-antitoxin system YwqK family antitoxin, whose translation is MTPAQGDEATDPNQLVPHTQLHRDGSVRAQGQNLDGEPHGYWEWFRLDGTIMRSGTFEAGAQVGEWVTYDKNGAPYKTTRMKPE
- a CDS encoding VOC family protein, yielding MKLQTVSIFVDDQQHALEFYTTRLGFTVSADIPMGEHRWLTVVDPERPDSTQISLEPKGHPAVVPFTDALLADGIPFCVLGVDDVQAEYDRLLALGETFTQPPTAMGPVIIAVLDDTCGNLLQLAQWVG
- a CDS encoding ArsR/SmtB family transcription factor: MADVYKALADQTRRALLDELLERDEQTLFELCSRLAMNHDLTPSRQAVSQHLDVLEQAGLVHTERRGRYKFHTIDTTPLSQITERWRPRKATP
- the aceA gene encoding isocitrate lyase, with the translated sequence MTSRPGDQTQTAAALETSWKTDARWNGIERDYSAEDVIALRGRVQEEHTLAKRGAERLWELIQTEEWVPALGALTGNQAVQQVRAGLKAIYLSGWQVAADANLSGQTYPDQSLYPANSVPAVVRRINNALLRADQIETSEGLPDREWMAPIVADAEAGFGGPLNAYELMSSMIAAGAAGVHWEDQLASEKKCGHMGGKVLIPTSQHIRTLNAARLAADVAGVPSIIIARTDSLAANLITSDVDERDRPFLDGTRTPEGFYGTTPGIETVLARGLAYAPYADLLWVESSEPDIELARRFAATIHAEFPGKLLAYNCSPSFNWKSKLNDEQIASFQRELASMGYAFQFITLAGFHALNHSMYTLARGYGERHMSAYVELQEAEFASEADGYTATRHQREVGTGYFDRIATALNPSSATLALVGSTESEQFH
- the aceB gene encoding malate synthase A; translated protein: MSPHTRSTAITVHAEHGDRFDEILTPEALAFVARLHDQFAGRRQERLNDRMLQRKAIENGRNLRFLPETSAIRENIEWRVAGAGPGLEDRRVEITGPTDRKMTVNALNSGAKAWLADLEDATSPTWENVIGGQINLFDAIRGQVDFTSDEGKEYRVGAQTPTIILRPRGWHLVEKHLGYRDRAGHTRPASASLVDFGLYFFHNAKALIANGRGPYFYLPKLENHLEARLWDDIFTFSENALGIARGTIRATVLIETITAAFEMDEILYELRDHCAGLNAGRWDYIFSMIKTFRDRGRSYVFPDRDRITMTVPFMRAYTELLVQTCHKRGAHAIGGMSAFIPNRRDPEVTERALAKVADDKRREAGDGFDGTWVAHPDLIATARAEFDAVLGEAPNQLERQRPEVHVTAAELVDLSSLEPRVTDAGVRSNVSVALRYIESWLRGIGAAAIDNLMEDAATAEISRSQLWQWIHQGIVTEEGTRITRASVENVLHDVMRGLDRSLADRFDDAENIVRLVALEDDFPTFLTIPAYAHYLVDTVPARELAAA
- a CDS encoding Na+/H+ antiporter, which codes for MTTDTVGTIVWVVSFVVVTVAVTGLSRRVGWSAPVVLVLVGAVVSFIPGVPNIEVEPDLILYGLLPPLLFAAAMRTSFADVRARRDSILLLSVGLVAFTVLTVGLTAWLVIPAITLAAAFAFGAVVAPTDAVAVTAVAGRLSLPRRLVTVLEGESLLNDATALVALNAAVAAIIATVNPGMVALDFGIAVVGGVGVGLAVAFVMAFIRKQLRSPVLDTSLSLITPFVAFIPAQFIHGSGVLAVVVAGLYLGYKAPVIQTAESRIAESLNWRTIQFLLENAVFLFIGLSLFSIFQAALTSGPSVGETVFISVVVLLVLFLSRLVWMVFTTALYRYGPRHLRQRGWSWRNGIAVSFAGIRGVVTLAAVFLLPEETPWRAFLQFLAFIVVVGTLLAGLSLPVIIRLLRLPPPDYSQEQTEAHMLMAEAQAMGLARLEEEASEADEERVLQRLRLNATFLTDALENPAADGVEPPATAYNRLRRVMIEAERQAVLNARAEGRYQERAIKSVLAKIDVEETELNIGRPKKTD
- a CDS encoding SDR family NAD(P)-dependent oxidoreductase; this translates as MIEFGGLVAVVTGGASGIGAAIADRLHEGGAQVAVLDLNPDGAHPEHFAVAANVADDASVQAAIAAVAEKFGRIDIVVNNAGVGAVGTVADNDDDEWHRVFDINVVGMARVTRAALPHLRLSPSAAIVNTSSVAATAGLPQRALYTATKGAVLSLTRAMAADHLREGIRVNCVNPGTADTPWVARLLDSADDPAAERAALDARQPHGRLVAASEVADAVAYLASPLSGSTTGTSIAVDGGMQNLRLRPE
- a CDS encoding fumarylacetoacetate hydrolase family protein, whose amino-acid sequence is MKFLRLGALGQERPALLHGDSYFDLAAITADIDGPFLASDGPARVRAALDAGELPVLPNAAAERIGAPIARPSAIVCVGMNYAAHAAESGSAPPEAPIIFLKTPNTVVGPNDVARIPRGSTKTDWEVELGVVIGKHTSYLDSPADSLAHVAGFVVANDLSEREWQLEISGGQWSKGKSAPGFSPVGPWLVTPDEVDHTNLRLRSFVNGEPRQDSSTADLIFGVEQIVYQLSQYMAFEPGDLLLTGTPEGVALSGRFPYLAAGDVCEIEIEGLGRQRQAFV
- a CDS encoding L-fuconate dehydratase; protein product: MSTITALETSDIRFPTSTMLDGSDAMNPDPDYSAAYLTIVTDSDDGLTGHGFVFTIGRGNDVQVAGIRALEGHLVGRDVEELLASMGATWRELVYDSQLRWLGPEKGVMHMAIGAVMNALWDLKAKRAGLPLWQLLARMSPEELVELVDFRYLTDAITPEEALQIFRAAVPGRAEREAQLFAAGYPAYTTTPGWLGYDDEKLARLCREAVADGFGQIKLKVGGDVDDDVRRLGIAREAVGPDIRIAVDANQRWDVAQAIEWMRHLAPFDIAWIEEPTNPDDVLGHAAIAVGVAPIPVATGEHGANRVMFKQFLQADALSVLQIDATRVAGVNENIAILLLAAKFGVRVCPHAGGVGLCEMVQHLSYFDFIALSGRRDDRMIEYVDHLHEHFAAPVDVHGGCYWPPLAPGSGAEMLASSRREFEFEAYA
- a CDS encoding aldo/keto reductase translates to MPEPASAAELPFGAVGYGAANLGNMYRELSDESARAILDAAWESGIRYYDTAPHYGLGLSERRLGEFLRTKPRDQYVVSTKVGRLLRPNPEGAGSFDTENSFLVPADLKRVWDFTPDGVRQSLDESLERLGLDRVDVLFLHDPERGDLQRGLDESLPALASLREQGVVGAVGVGSMSTEALLASARSGFIDLLMVAGRYTLAEQPVFPEVLEACDINGVGIVNASVFNSGLLATNDPGSDSRYEYGGVPAETLARVQAIGTVAREFGVELPAAALQYTARDPRVRSVVVGSSKPDQVRQNVERMHATIPDVFWARLHALGLVGA